Proteins found in one Alicyclobacillus cycloheptanicus genomic segment:
- a CDS encoding C40 family peptidase, with product MRDSLRVIVGSSFCLASIPALAWCSTNPAVRRAALDKPLEPTPAPVRTLDAAAAHPKPRPVKAAPLLRTRTAPRPVSDLWLGQTLLDMLQTNTRQVKPRYVTVQSGDSLWALARRYHVSLSDLERWNHLAVNQPLHAGQHLSLVKPPGWRPSPQPASAQSGGSQSAALQSRVSQPAVSQSAAVSVSNSVSTTKQAASKSAPASSSASLSSRSEDQDGALAQGVFGTQVVQYAEQFVGTPYEWGGDTPSGFDCSGFVMFVYAHFGIHLPRTSYGQFSAGSAVDRADLLPGDLVFFDTAGSGASHVGIYAGSDRFVSASGSEVQVLGMNTSYWAAHFVGARRIQS from the coding sequence TTGCGAGATTCGTTGCGCGTGATTGTTGGGTCGTCCTTCTGTTTGGCGTCTATTCCCGCATTGGCCTGGTGCTCCACAAATCCAGCGGTCCGCCGGGCTGCGCTGGACAAACCGCTTGAACCGACGCCCGCACCGGTTCGCACCCTGGACGCGGCAGCTGCGCACCCCAAGCCTCGCCCAGTCAAGGCGGCGCCACTCCTTCGTACGCGCACAGCCCCTCGGCCCGTCTCCGACCTGTGGCTGGGGCAGACGCTCCTCGATATGCTGCAAACCAACACTCGGCAAGTCAAACCTCGCTATGTGACCGTTCAGTCCGGTGACAGCCTGTGGGCGCTCGCTCGCCGCTACCACGTTTCCTTGTCGGACTTGGAGCGGTGGAATCACCTGGCGGTCAACCAGCCGCTGCACGCCGGGCAGCACCTGTCCCTCGTCAAACCGCCGGGCTGGCGTCCTTCACCTCAACCCGCGTCCGCTCAGTCGGGGGGTTCGCAATCTGCGGCTTTGCAATCGAGGGTGTCTCAACCTGCTGTTTCGCAATCCGCGGCGGTTTCTGTCAGCAACAGCGTGTCCACAACGAAACAGGCTGCATCCAAATCCGCACCGGCGTCATCCAGTGCTTCCCTCAGCAGCCGGTCTGAAGACCAGGACGGAGCCCTCGCGCAGGGCGTCTTCGGAACCCAGGTCGTACAGTACGCGGAACAGTTTGTTGGCACCCCGTACGAGTGGGGCGGGGACACGCCGTCCGGGTTTGACTGTTCCGGGTTTGTCATGTTTGTTTATGCGCACTTCGGGATTCACTTGCCGCGCACCAGTTACGGTCAGTTCAGCGCCGGGTCGGCCGTGGACCGCGCAGACCTGCTTCCTGGCGATCTCGTCTTTTTTGACACGGCCGGATCGGGCGCTTCGCACGTTGGGATTTACGCGGGCAGCGACCGCTTCGTCAGCGCATCGGGATCGGAAGTGCAGGTGCTGGGGATGAATACTTCCTATTGGGCAGCTCATTTTGTGGGCGCGAGACGAATTCAGTCGTAG
- a CDS encoding EamA family transporter: MGSILNYVLIAVNILLLVAGQTLWKTGVAKLSFTHWTSAFTALFSPLIFAGIVLYALATVVWIYLLSKLPISLLYPLQSLAYVATVFIAIFVFHEHVSVWRWAGVVVILFGVALIVK, encoded by the coding sequence ATGGGGAGCATCCTGAACTACGTACTGATTGCCGTCAACATTCTCCTGCTCGTGGCTGGGCAGACGCTGTGGAAAACAGGTGTGGCGAAGCTTTCCTTTACCCACTGGACCAGCGCGTTTACCGCGCTGTTTTCTCCGCTCATTTTCGCTGGCATTGTGCTGTACGCACTTGCAACGGTGGTGTGGATTTACCTGCTTTCCAAGCTGCCCATCAGCTTGCTGTATCCACTGCAAAGCCTGGCGTACGTCGCCACGGTGTTCATCGCCATCTTTGTGTTTCATGAACACGTCTCCGTCTGGCGGTGGGCTGGCGTGGTGGTCATTCTGTTTGGTGTCGCGCTGATTGTGAAGTAA
- a CDS encoding glycosyltransferase family 2 protein: MAVLIPCYNEEATIAKVVQDFRRELPTADIYVYDNNSKDDTVRIAAENGAIVRREHRQGKGNVVRTMFRDVDADIYVMVDGDDTYPAEFVHELIECVENDGVDMAIGDRLSNGSYSQENKRPMHDAGNRLVRGLINRLFRAQLCDIMSGYRVFNRRFVKNMPVLSEGFEIETEMTLHALDKRFSIREIPIDYRDRPEGSVSKLNTWSDGFRVLKTVFWIFKDYKPLAFFACWALLFLLAGLAVGIPVISEFILTHRINKMPSAILAVGLILLATNALTCGFILDTIVKQHKDMYELRLNHNRES; this comes from the coding sequence CGTGTACGACAACAACTCAAAAGACGACACCGTTCGCATCGCTGCGGAAAACGGCGCCATTGTCCGGCGGGAGCACCGGCAGGGGAAGGGCAATGTGGTCCGCACCATGTTTCGCGACGTGGATGCGGACATCTACGTCATGGTCGACGGGGATGACACGTACCCTGCCGAGTTTGTGCATGAGTTAATTGAATGTGTGGAAAACGACGGCGTCGACATGGCGATTGGCGACCGCTTGTCCAACGGGTCGTACAGTCAGGAGAACAAGCGCCCCATGCACGATGCGGGCAACCGCCTGGTGCGGGGCCTCATCAATCGTCTGTTTCGCGCACAGCTGTGCGACATCATGTCCGGGTATCGGGTGTTCAACCGCCGGTTCGTCAAGAACATGCCGGTGCTCAGTGAAGGCTTTGAGATTGAGACGGAGATGACGCTGCACGCGCTGGACAAGCGGTTCTCCATCCGCGAGATCCCGATTGACTACCGCGACCGGCCGGAAGGCAGCGTGTCCAAGCTGAACACCTGGTCGGACGGGTTTCGCGTGCTCAAAACGGTGTTCTGGATTTTCAAGGACTACAAACCGCTGGCGTTCTTTGCCTGCTGGGCGCTCCTCTTTCTGCTGGCCGGGCTCGCCGTTGGCATTCCGGTCATCAGTGAGTTTATCCTCACGCACCGCATCAACAAGATGCCGTCCGCGATTTTGGCCGTCGGCTTGATTCTGCTGGCGACCAACGCGCTGACGTGCGGGTTCATTTTGGACACGATTGTCAAGCAGCACAAGGACATGTACGAACTTCGATTAAACCACAACCGTGAAAGCTGA